In a single window of the Arcobacter sp. CECT 8986 genome:
- a CDS encoding TorD/DmsD family molecular chaperone: protein MGKSHNNETYLDLAVDYTDLFICDEMYLKAPPYGSFYLDISGELYSKESDIVKDLYTKCSFFTKTLLGQPADFIAIELEFISTLLLNLHRDEIFKEVLLSFLKQSFLPWVKTWTNDLKTNSKSYFYKGLAFQIEDYCDMLIEEFDIKDYEKKVYRKAS from the coding sequence GTGGGAAAATCTCATAATAATGAAACTTATTTAGATTTAGCAGTTGATTATACAGATTTATTTATATGTGATGAAATGTATTTAAAAGCACCACCTTATGGCTCTTTTTATTTAGATATTTCAGGAGAATTATATTCAAAAGAGTCTGATATTGTAAAAGACTTATATACAAAATGCTCTTTTTTTACAAAAACATTATTAGGTCAACCAGCTGATTTTATAGCAATAGAATTAGAGTTTATAAGTACACTTCTTTTAAATTTACATAGAGATGAGATATTTAAAGAAGTATTATTATCTTTTCTAAAACAAAGTTTTTTACCTTGGGTGAAAACATGGACAAATGATCTTAAAACAAACTCAAAAAGTTACTTTTATAAAGGGCTTGCTTTTCAAATAGAAGATTATTGTGATATGTTAATTGAAGAGTTTGATATAAAAGATTATGAAAAAAAAGTTTATAGAAAAGCATCATAA